One region of Rana temporaria chromosome 11, aRanTem1.1, whole genome shotgun sequence genomic DNA includes:
- the CELF1 gene encoding CUGBP Elav-like family member 1 isoform X7 — translation MASFKLDFLPEMMVDHCSLNSSPVSKKMNGTMDHPDHPDPDSIKMFVGQIPRSWSEKELRELFEQYGAVYEINILKDRSQNPPQSKGCCFITFYTRKAALEAQNALHNMKILPGMHHPIQMKPADSEKNNAVEDRKLFIGMVSKKVNENDIRVLFSQFGQIEECRILRGPDGLSRGCAFITFSSRSMAQTAIKAMHQAQTMEGCSSPIVVKFADTQKDKEQKRMTQQLQQQMQQINAASVWGNLAGLNSLAPQYLALLQQTAASSNLNSLSGLHPMGGEYSTETTSGLSAMQIQNLAALAAAASVAQNPGSMGSALSSNSPLSVLTSSGSSPSSNNSSMNTMASLGALQTLAGATAGLNVGSLAGMAALNGGLGGGLSNGTGSTMEALSQAYSGIQQYAAAALPSLYNQSLLSQQGISAAGSQKEGPEGANLFIYHLPQEFGDQDILQMFMPFGNVVSAKVFIDKQTNLSKCFGFVSYDNPVSAQAAIQSMNGFQIGMKRLKVQLKRSKNDSKPY, via the exons ATGGCTTCATTTAAACTTGATTTCCTGCCTGAGATGATGGTGGATCATTGCTCTCTGAATTCCAGTCCTGT ATCCAAGAAGATGAACGGCACCATGGACCATCCAGACCACCCGGATCCAGACTCCATCAAAATGTTTGTGGGACAGATCCCTCGCAGCTGGTCAGAAAAAGAACTGCGGGAGCTATTTGAACAGTATGGCGCCGTCTATGAAATAAACATTTTGAAAGACAGAAGCCAGAATCCTCCACAGAGTAAAG GTTGTTGTTTTATCACTTTCTACACCCGTAAAGCAGCATTAGAAGCACAAAATGCTCTGCATAACATGAAGATACTTCCTGGG ATGCATCATCCAATTCAGATGAAGCCAGCTGACAGTGAGAAGAATAATG CAGTTGAAGACAGAAAGTTGTTTATTGGAATGGTGTCTAAGAAGGTTAATGAGAATGATATCCGGGTTCTGTTCTCTCAGTTTGGTCAAATAGAAGAATGCAGAATTCTGCGGGGACCCGATGGGTTGAGCAGGG GTTGTGCATTTATCACATTTTCAAGTAGATCTATGGCACAGACAGCAATCAAAGCCATGCACCAAGCACAAACCATGGAG GGATGTTCCTCTCCAATTGTCGTCAAGTTTGCAGACACACAGAAAGACAAAGAACAGAAGCGCATGACACAACAGCTCCAGCAACAGATGCAGCAAATAAATGCAGCTTCTGTGTGGGGGAATCTTGCAGGACTGAACAGTCTGGCACCACAGTACTTAGCA CTCCTCCAACAGACAGCCGCGTCCAGCAACCTCAACTCCCTGAGTGGCCTCCATCCCATGGGAGGTGAGTACTCCACCGAGACAACATCAG GACTCAGTGCCATGCAGATACAGAACTTGGCAGCTTTAGCAGCAGCTGCCAGCGTTGCGCAGAACCCAGGCAGTATGGGCTCAGCACTCTCTTCCAACAGTCCTCTCAGCGTCCTGACAAGTTCTG GGTCATCCCCCAGTTCAAACAACTCGTCAATGAACACCATGGCTTCTCTTGGAGCCTTACAGACTCTGGCAGGTGCAACTGCTGGCCTAAATGTTGGTTCTTTAGCAG GAATGGCAGCATTAAATGGTGGACTGGGCGGTGGTCTCTCCAATGGCACTGGTAGCACTATGGAAGCTCTAAGTCAAGCTTACTCTGGAATCCAGCAATATGCTGCAGCGGCACTGCCCTCGCTCTACAATCAGAGCCTTTTGTCACAGCAAGGTATTAGTGCTGCAGGAAGTCAGAAAGAAG GTCCAGAGGGTGCAAACCTCTTCATATACCACCTGCCCCAAGAGTTTGGTGACCAAGACATCCTGCAGATGTTTATGCCATTTGGAAATGTTGTGTCCGCCAAAGTTTTCATTGATAAACAAACGAACCTCAGCAAATGTTTTG GTTTCGTGAGTTATGACAATCCAGTTTCCGCTCAGGCTGCTATCCAGTCAATGAATGGCTTTCAGATCGGAATGAAACGTCTGAAGGTCCAGCTAAAACGCTCCAAGAATGACAGCAAACCATACTGA
- the CELF1 gene encoding CUGBP Elav-like family member 1 isoform X3, translating to MASFKLDFLPEMMVDHCSLNSSPVSKKMNGTMDHPDHPDPDSIKMFVGQIPRSWSEKELRELFEQYGAVYEINILKDRSQNPPQSKGCCFITFYTRKAALEAQNALHNMKILPGMHHPIQMKPADSEKNNASLCDLPDCLSGTFPVAVEDRKLFIGMVSKKVNENDIRVLFSQFGQIEECRILRGPDGLSRGCAFITFSSRSMAQTAIKAMHQAQTMEGCSSPIVVKFADTQKDKEQKRMTQQLQQQMQQINAASVWGNLAGLNSLAPQYLALYLQLLQQTAASSNLNSLSGLHPMGGLSAMQIQNLAALAAAASVAQNPGSMGSALSSNSPLSVLTSSGSSPSSNNSSMNTMASLGALQTLAGATAGLNVGSLAGMAALNGGLGGGLSNGTGSTMEALSQAYSGIQQYAAAALPSLYNQSLLSQQGISAAGSQKEGPEGANLFIYHLPQEFGDQDILQMFMPFGNVVSAKVFIDKQTNLSKCFGFVSYDNPVSAQAAIQSMNGFQIGMKRLKVQLKRSKNDSKPY from the exons ATGGCTTCATTTAAACTTGATTTCCTGCCTGAGATGATGGTGGATCATTGCTCTCTGAATTCCAGTCCTGT ATCCAAGAAGATGAACGGCACCATGGACCATCCAGACCACCCGGATCCAGACTCCATCAAAATGTTTGTGGGACAGATCCCTCGCAGCTGGTCAGAAAAAGAACTGCGGGAGCTATTTGAACAGTATGGCGCCGTCTATGAAATAAACATTTTGAAAGACAGAAGCCAGAATCCTCCACAGAGTAAAG GTTGTTGTTTTATCACTTTCTACACCCGTAAAGCAGCATTAGAAGCACAAAATGCTCTGCATAACATGAAGATACTTCCTGGG ATGCATCATCCAATTCAGATGAAGCCAGCTGACAGTGAGAAGAATAATG CAAGCCTGTGTGACCTCCCTGACTGTCTTTCTGGTACTTTTCCTGTAGCAGTTGAAGACAGAAAGTTGTTTATTGGAATGGTGTCTAAGAAGGTTAATGAGAATGATATCCGGGTTCTGTTCTCTCAGTTTGGTCAAATAGAAGAATGCAGAATTCTGCGGGGACCCGATGGGTTGAGCAGGG GTTGTGCATTTATCACATTTTCAAGTAGATCTATGGCACAGACAGCAATCAAAGCCATGCACCAAGCACAAACCATGGAG GGATGTTCCTCTCCAATTGTCGTCAAGTTTGCAGACACACAGAAAGACAAAGAACAGAAGCGCATGACACAACAGCTCCAGCAACAGATGCAGCAAATAAATGCAGCTTCTGTGTGGGGGAATCTTGCAGGACTGAACAGTCTGGCACCACAGTACTTAGCA CTTTATTTGCAGCTCCTCCAACAGACAGCCGCGTCCAGCAACCTCAACTCCCTGAGTGGCCTCCATCCCATGGGAG GACTCAGTGCCATGCAGATACAGAACTTGGCAGCTTTAGCAGCAGCTGCCAGCGTTGCGCAGAACCCAGGCAGTATGGGCTCAGCACTCTCTTCCAACAGTCCTCTCAGCGTCCTGACAAGTTCTG GGTCATCCCCCAGTTCAAACAACTCGTCAATGAACACCATGGCTTCTCTTGGAGCCTTACAGACTCTGGCAGGTGCAACTGCTGGCCTAAATGTTGGTTCTTTAGCAG GAATGGCAGCATTAAATGGTGGACTGGGCGGTGGTCTCTCCAATGGCACTGGTAGCACTATGGAAGCTCTAAGTCAAGCTTACTCTGGAATCCAGCAATATGCTGCAGCGGCACTGCCCTCGCTCTACAATCAGAGCCTTTTGTCACAGCAAGGTATTAGTGCTGCAGGAAGTCAGAAAGAAG GTCCAGAGGGTGCAAACCTCTTCATATACCACCTGCCCCAAGAGTTTGGTGACCAAGACATCCTGCAGATGTTTATGCCATTTGGAAATGTTGTGTCCGCCAAAGTTTTCATTGATAAACAAACGAACCTCAGCAAATGTTTTG GTTTCGTGAGTTATGACAATCCAGTTTCCGCTCAGGCTGCTATCCAGTCAATGAATGGCTTTCAGATCGGAATGAAACGTCTGAAGGTCCAGCTAAAACGCTCCAAGAATGACAGCAAACCATACTGA
- the CELF1 gene encoding CUGBP Elav-like family member 1 isoform X4 produces the protein MASFKLDFLPEMMVDHCSLNSSPVSKKMNGTMDHPDHPDPDSIKMFVGQIPRSWSEKELRELFEQYGAVYEINILKDRSQNPPQSKGCCFITFYTRKAALEAQNALHNMKILPGMHHPIQMKPADSEKNNASLCDLPDCLSGTFPVAVEDRKLFIGMVSKKVNENDIRVLFSQFGQIEECRILRGPDGLSRGCAFITFSSRSMAQTAIKAMHQAQTMEGCSSPIVVKFADTQKDKEQKRMTQQLQQQMQQINAASVWGNLAGLNSLAPQYLALYLQLLQQTAASSNLNSLSGLHPMGGEYSTETTSGLSAMQIQNLAALAAAASVAQNPGSMGSALSSNSPLSVLTSSGSSPSSNNSSMNTMASLGALQTLAGATAGLNVGSLAGMAALNGGLGGGLSNGTGSTMEALSQAYSGIQQYAAAALPSLYNQSLLSQQGPEGANLFIYHLPQEFGDQDILQMFMPFGNVVSAKVFIDKQTNLSKCFGFVSYDNPVSAQAAIQSMNGFQIGMKRLKVQLKRSKNDSKPY, from the exons ATGGCTTCATTTAAACTTGATTTCCTGCCTGAGATGATGGTGGATCATTGCTCTCTGAATTCCAGTCCTGT ATCCAAGAAGATGAACGGCACCATGGACCATCCAGACCACCCGGATCCAGACTCCATCAAAATGTTTGTGGGACAGATCCCTCGCAGCTGGTCAGAAAAAGAACTGCGGGAGCTATTTGAACAGTATGGCGCCGTCTATGAAATAAACATTTTGAAAGACAGAAGCCAGAATCCTCCACAGAGTAAAG GTTGTTGTTTTATCACTTTCTACACCCGTAAAGCAGCATTAGAAGCACAAAATGCTCTGCATAACATGAAGATACTTCCTGGG ATGCATCATCCAATTCAGATGAAGCCAGCTGACAGTGAGAAGAATAATG CAAGCCTGTGTGACCTCCCTGACTGTCTTTCTGGTACTTTTCCTGTAGCAGTTGAAGACAGAAAGTTGTTTATTGGAATGGTGTCTAAGAAGGTTAATGAGAATGATATCCGGGTTCTGTTCTCTCAGTTTGGTCAAATAGAAGAATGCAGAATTCTGCGGGGACCCGATGGGTTGAGCAGGG GTTGTGCATTTATCACATTTTCAAGTAGATCTATGGCACAGACAGCAATCAAAGCCATGCACCAAGCACAAACCATGGAG GGATGTTCCTCTCCAATTGTCGTCAAGTTTGCAGACACACAGAAAGACAAAGAACAGAAGCGCATGACACAACAGCTCCAGCAACAGATGCAGCAAATAAATGCAGCTTCTGTGTGGGGGAATCTTGCAGGACTGAACAGTCTGGCACCACAGTACTTAGCA CTTTATTTGCAGCTCCTCCAACAGACAGCCGCGTCCAGCAACCTCAACTCCCTGAGTGGCCTCCATCCCATGGGAGGTGAGTACTCCACCGAGACAACATCAG GACTCAGTGCCATGCAGATACAGAACTTGGCAGCTTTAGCAGCAGCTGCCAGCGTTGCGCAGAACCCAGGCAGTATGGGCTCAGCACTCTCTTCCAACAGTCCTCTCAGCGTCCTGACAAGTTCTG GGTCATCCCCCAGTTCAAACAACTCGTCAATGAACACCATGGCTTCTCTTGGAGCCTTACAGACTCTGGCAGGTGCAACTGCTGGCCTAAATGTTGGTTCTTTAGCAG GAATGGCAGCATTAAATGGTGGACTGGGCGGTGGTCTCTCCAATGGCACTGGTAGCACTATGGAAGCTCTAAGTCAAGCTTACTCTGGAATCCAGCAATATGCTGCAGCGGCACTGCCCTCGCTCTACAATCAGAGCCTTTTGTCACAGCAAG GTCCAGAGGGTGCAAACCTCTTCATATACCACCTGCCCCAAGAGTTTGGTGACCAAGACATCCTGCAGATGTTTATGCCATTTGGAAATGTTGTGTCCGCCAAAGTTTTCATTGATAAACAAACGAACCTCAGCAAATGTTTTG GTTTCGTGAGTTATGACAATCCAGTTTCCGCTCAGGCTGCTATCCAGTCAATGAATGGCTTTCAGATCGGAATGAAACGTCTGAAGGTCCAGCTAAAACGCTCCAAGAATGACAGCAAACCATACTGA
- the CELF1 gene encoding CUGBP Elav-like family member 1 isoform X8, translated as MASFKLDFLPEMMVDHCSLNSSPVSKKMNGTMDHPDHPDPDSIKMFVGQIPRSWSEKELRELFEQYGAVYEINILKDRSQNPPQSKGCCFITFYTRKAALEAQNALHNMKILPGMHHPIQMKPADSEKNNAVEDRKLFIGMVSKKVNENDIRVLFSQFGQIEECRILRGPDGLSRGCAFITFSSRSMAQTAIKAMHQAQTMEGCSSPIVVKFADTQKDKEQKRMTQQLQQQMQQINAASVWGNLAGLNSLAPQYLALYLQLLQQTAASSNLNSLSGLHPMGGLSAMQIQNLAALAAAASVAQNPGSMGSALSSNSPLSVLTSSGSSPSSNNSSMNTMASLGALQTLAGATAGLNVGSLAGMAALNGGLGGGLSNGTGSTMEALSQAYSGIQQYAAAALPSLYNQSLLSQQGISAAGSQKEGPEGANLFIYHLPQEFGDQDILQMFMPFGNVVSAKVFIDKQTNLSKCFGFVSYDNPVSAQAAIQSMNGFQIGMKRLKVQLKRSKNDSKPY; from the exons ATGGCTTCATTTAAACTTGATTTCCTGCCTGAGATGATGGTGGATCATTGCTCTCTGAATTCCAGTCCTGT ATCCAAGAAGATGAACGGCACCATGGACCATCCAGACCACCCGGATCCAGACTCCATCAAAATGTTTGTGGGACAGATCCCTCGCAGCTGGTCAGAAAAAGAACTGCGGGAGCTATTTGAACAGTATGGCGCCGTCTATGAAATAAACATTTTGAAAGACAGAAGCCAGAATCCTCCACAGAGTAAAG GTTGTTGTTTTATCACTTTCTACACCCGTAAAGCAGCATTAGAAGCACAAAATGCTCTGCATAACATGAAGATACTTCCTGGG ATGCATCATCCAATTCAGATGAAGCCAGCTGACAGTGAGAAGAATAATG CAGTTGAAGACAGAAAGTTGTTTATTGGAATGGTGTCTAAGAAGGTTAATGAGAATGATATCCGGGTTCTGTTCTCTCAGTTTGGTCAAATAGAAGAATGCAGAATTCTGCGGGGACCCGATGGGTTGAGCAGGG GTTGTGCATTTATCACATTTTCAAGTAGATCTATGGCACAGACAGCAATCAAAGCCATGCACCAAGCACAAACCATGGAG GGATGTTCCTCTCCAATTGTCGTCAAGTTTGCAGACACACAGAAAGACAAAGAACAGAAGCGCATGACACAACAGCTCCAGCAACAGATGCAGCAAATAAATGCAGCTTCTGTGTGGGGGAATCTTGCAGGACTGAACAGTCTGGCACCACAGTACTTAGCA CTTTATTTGCAGCTCCTCCAACAGACAGCCGCGTCCAGCAACCTCAACTCCCTGAGTGGCCTCCATCCCATGGGAG GACTCAGTGCCATGCAGATACAGAACTTGGCAGCTTTAGCAGCAGCTGCCAGCGTTGCGCAGAACCCAGGCAGTATGGGCTCAGCACTCTCTTCCAACAGTCCTCTCAGCGTCCTGACAAGTTCTG GGTCATCCCCCAGTTCAAACAACTCGTCAATGAACACCATGGCTTCTCTTGGAGCCTTACAGACTCTGGCAGGTGCAACTGCTGGCCTAAATGTTGGTTCTTTAGCAG GAATGGCAGCATTAAATGGTGGACTGGGCGGTGGTCTCTCCAATGGCACTGGTAGCACTATGGAAGCTCTAAGTCAAGCTTACTCTGGAATCCAGCAATATGCTGCAGCGGCACTGCCCTCGCTCTACAATCAGAGCCTTTTGTCACAGCAAGGTATTAGTGCTGCAGGAAGTCAGAAAGAAG GTCCAGAGGGTGCAAACCTCTTCATATACCACCTGCCCCAAGAGTTTGGTGACCAAGACATCCTGCAGATGTTTATGCCATTTGGAAATGTTGTGTCCGCCAAAGTTTTCATTGATAAACAAACGAACCTCAGCAAATGTTTTG GTTTCGTGAGTTATGACAATCCAGTTTCCGCTCAGGCTGCTATCCAGTCAATGAATGGCTTTCAGATCGGAATGAAACGTCTGAAGGTCCAGCTAAAACGCTCCAAGAATGACAGCAAACCATACTGA